One genomic segment of Polyodon spathula isolate WHYD16114869_AA chromosome 17, ASM1765450v1, whole genome shotgun sequence includes these proteins:
- the LOC121329828 gene encoding galectin-3-like, giving the protein MDDFSLADALLEDSPGKASRVSSTHPAAPANPAWPSSAPWSNPPGTPQFPPSSGPSAPSQPSAPGQYPAGGGPGAPGQFPTVPGAPGQYPPGGASGQYPGGPPGSGQYPAGPGAAGGPGQYPAAGGPGQYPGAPSAPGQYPAAGGPGQYPGAPSAPGQFPAGPGAPGQFPYPSPGGQAPGAFPPSSGPFAGGPFQTPSGPFGPPPGTWGPPATQPFPTGPQPAQPGSFGPGPSGPWGSFPATSGPSSHFGGPAAPTAPPSGPAGALRVPYELPLQAGLMPRLLITIAGETTKNPVRFHFDFLRGTDSVFHFNPRFDEKVVVRNACLQGRWGAEERQGGFPFIPGKPFEIKVLCEEAMFKVAVNGLHLLEFRYRFKALNEVTLLRVQGDIKLSVVAPSMV; this is encoded by the exons ATGGACGATTTTTCG CTTGCAGACGCATTACTGGAGGACTCCCCAGGCAAAGCCTCCAGAGTCAGCAGCACCCACCCTGCTGCCCCGGCTAACCCAGCATGGCCCAGCTCTGCCCCCTGGAGCAATCCCCCCGGAACTCCACAGTTCCCACCCTCCTCTGGGCCCTCTGCCCCTAGCCAGCCCTCCGCCCCAGGGCAGTACCCAGCAGGGGGGGGCCCTGGGGCTCCTGGACAGTTTCCAACAGTCCCTGGGGCTCCTGGACAGTATCCGCCAGGTGGGGCCTCTGGACAATATCCTGGTGGCCCTCCTGGTTCTGGACAATATCCAGCAGGCCCTGGGGCAGCAGGGGGCCCTGGTCAGTATCCAGCAGCAGGGGGCCCTGGACAGTATCCTGGTGCCCCATCAGCTCCAGGACAGTATCCTGCAGCAGGGGGCCCTGGACAGTATCCAGGTGCCCCATCAGCTCCAGGACAGTTTCCAGCAGGCCCTGGGGCCCCTGGACAGTTTCCCTACCCCAGCCCTGGTGGACAGGCCCCTGGAGCCTTCCCTCCTTCCTCTGGCCCCTTCGCTGGGGGCCCATTCCAAACACCCAGCGGCCCATTTGGACCCCCACCCGGTACCTGGGGTCCCCCTGCCACACAGCCATTCCCCACTGGCCCCCAACCCGCCCAGCCTGGCTCGTTCGGACCAGGCCCTTCGGGCCCCTGGGGGTCATTCCCTGCCACTTCCGGGCCGTCCTCGCACTTCGGGGGCCCTGCTGCACCGACTGCCCCTCCCTCTGGACCGGCAGGAGCTCTG CGAGTGCCCTATGAGCTCCCCCTACAGGCTGGGTTAATGCCTCGACTGCTGATCACCATCGCCGGAGAGACCACTAAGAACCCAGTCAG ATTCCACTTTGATTTTTTGCGAGGCACAGACTCCGTGTTCCACTTCAACCCTCGGTTCGATGAGAAAGTGGTGGTGAGGAACGCCTGTCTGCAAGGGCGCTGGGGGGCCGAGGAGAGGCAGGGGGGCTTCCCCTTCATCCCCGGGAAGCCGTTCGAG ATCAAGGTCCTGTGTGAGGAGGCGATGTTCAAGGTGGCGGTGAATGGACTTCACCTGCTGGAGTTCCGGTACCGGTTCAAAGCCCTGAACGAGGTCACGCTGCTGCGAGTCCAAGGAGACATCAAGCTGTCCGTGGTGGCGCCCAGCATGGTCTAG